The Hymenobacter oligotrophus genome has a window encoding:
- the arr gene encoding NAD(+)--rifampin ADP-ribosyltransferase, whose translation MSTTAIHDLNDQPFYHGTKANLHLGDLIQPGFNSNYGQHKKAAYVYLTATLDAATWGAELALGDGPGRIYIVEPTGPFEDDPNLTDKKFPGNPTKSYRTQHPLRVVGEVTNWQGHSPEQLSAMKANLQRLKEQGIEAIEG comes from the coding sequence ATGAGCACAACCGCTATCCACGACCTGAACGACCAGCCCTTCTACCACGGCACCAAGGCCAACCTGCACCTAGGCGACCTGATACAGCCCGGCTTCAACTCGAACTATGGGCAGCACAAAAAGGCTGCGTACGTGTACCTCACTGCCACCCTCGACGCAGCCACTTGGGGAGCTGAACTTGCCCTAGGCGACGGGCCCGGCCGCATTTACATAGTGGAGCCTACCGGCCCTTTCGAAGACGACCCGAACCTGACGGACAAGAAGTTTCCGGGCAATCCGACCAAATCCTACCGCACGCAACACCCGCTGCGAGTGGTTGGGGAAGTTACCAATTGGCAAGGCCACTCGCCAGAGCAGCTCAGCGCTATGAAAGCGAACTTACAGCGGCTAAAAGAGCAAGGCATTGAGGCCATTGAGGGCTAA
- a CDS encoding Crp/Fnr family transcriptional regulator: protein MNPRSAAVLQAYFAGRLALSEQQLTAASALFEPRMLRRAEVLVWAGEVARVGAFVAQGCLRAFVVDTKGKEHVVQFAPEQWWVAEQNSLLRREPAMFAIDAVEDSEVLLFDATFYRKLSQITPAFPEFFATLLQNNMRTMQKRLVLTLSASAEQRYLDFLQTYPTLAQRLPQRMIAAYLGVTPESLSRIRRELSGH from the coding sequence ATGAACCCAAGGTCGGCCGCCGTACTACAAGCTTATTTTGCCGGCCGGCTGGCTCTTAGCGAGCAGCAGCTCACGGCCGCATCGGCGTTGTTTGAGCCGCGAATGTTGCGCCGCGCCGAGGTGTTGGTTTGGGCCGGCGAGGTGGCTCGGGTGGGCGCATTTGTGGCCCAGGGCTGCCTGCGGGCCTTTGTGGTTGATACCAAGGGCAAAGAGCACGTGGTGCAATTTGCGCCCGAGCAGTGGTGGGTGGCCGAGCAAAACAGCCTGCTTCGCCGCGAGCCCGCCATGTTTGCCATCGATGCCGTGGAAGACTCCGAGGTATTGCTTTTCGACGCGACGTTTTACCGCAAGCTCAGCCAGATAACGCCTGCTTTTCCGGAGTTTTTTGCCACGCTGCTCCAAAACAACATGCGCACCATGCAAAAGCGGCTGGTGCTTACGCTCAGTGCATCGGCCGAGCAGCGCTACCTGGACTTTTTGCAAACCTACCCGACGCTGGCCCAGCGCCTGCCGCAGCGCATGATTGCAGCATACCTAGGCGTAACGCCCGAATCGTTGAGCCGAATACGGCGCGAACTGTCGGGGCATTAA
- a CDS encoding TonB-dependent receptor — protein sequence MVAAPAAVNAQSLLAYNNQPTDGPTHSPYVAHGQVVGRVVLADGQAAEQVSVMVKGTTIGTSTDADGSFRLRLPSGKQTLAIAFLGYVTQEIEVEVPNRGTVSLNTVTLAKSAQQLTEVRITETRSVNQRATGVSKMPVRPLDLPQAVLSINQETLEQQQVLRLSDAIVNTPGLYVMAATGGTQEELGGRGFAYGSNNTFKNGVRFNNGIMPEASSLESMEVLKGSTAILYGNVSAGGALNLVTKKPKFERGGSVALRTGSFGFWKPMVDVYGAVGNSDKVAYRLNTTYEQGNSYRDVVQSDRFYVNPSLLFKLTPKTDLVLEGDHLRDNRTPDFGVGAIDYQVLESRTRFLNLANANNAANQTSATATLTSRLSDIWQVRGVAGFQRYDVEQRSAARPTSINNGKTNPALRGNWTRNLQRSQSTENYFLAQLDLTGSFHTGFLSHTLLLGADADQYQTRAISYVAAPYDNINVFDLGRELSRPAGAVGSYNDLKRNQLTLGNTRRAGFYAQDLVTISEKLKVLAGLRWSYQETPSDVYTYASGKFDENRRFDNAFSPRVGVVYQPVKTTSLFASYANSFQPNTGRDAAGASLAPSTFDQYEVGVKNDLFNGALSANVTAYRIVNSNLAQTYLGPVFQADGSPVLNPDGSVKMNLDTNIKELAGEVTSKGLELDVQSKPYLGWSVLAGYSYNMTAYTKSNIYEEGSRLRYNPAHTANLSVFYTFDNTFLKGLNAGVTGYYMGDKVAGRNTRLYNPADGKPWPAGTRDAFQLIEVPNYLLFDASLGYSYNRFSLRLKLANLLNELSYNMHDDNSVNPIAPRNYSATLSFKL from the coding sequence TTGGTTGCTGCCCCTGCAGCGGTTAATGCTCAATCGTTACTGGCTTATAATAACCAGCCCACCGACGGGCCCACGCACTCGCCCTACGTGGCGCACGGCCAAGTAGTGGGCCGCGTGGTTTTGGCCGATGGCCAAGCCGCCGAACAGGTTTCGGTGATGGTGAAAGGCACTACCATTGGCACCAGCACCGATGCCGACGGCTCGTTCCGCCTGCGCTTGCCCAGCGGCAAGCAAACCTTGGCCATTGCCTTTTTGGGCTACGTAACGCAGGAAATTGAGGTGGAGGTACCCAACCGCGGCACCGTAAGCCTGAACACCGTAACGCTGGCCAAAAGCGCGCAGCAGCTTACGGAGGTGCGCATCACCGAAACCCGCTCCGTAAACCAGCGCGCCACCGGCGTGAGCAAAATGCCCGTTCGCCCGCTCGATTTGCCGCAGGCCGTGCTAAGCATCAATCAAGAAACCCTGGAACAACAGCAGGTGCTGCGCCTCAGCGACGCCATTGTGAACACGCCCGGCCTGTACGTAATGGCGGCCACCGGCGGCACGCAAGAGGAACTGGGCGGCCGCGGCTTCGCGTACGGCTCCAACAACACGTTTAAAAACGGCGTCCGCTTCAACAACGGCATCATGCCCGAAGCATCGTCGTTGGAGAGCATGGAGGTGCTGAAAGGCAGCACGGCCATTTTGTACGGCAACGTATCGGCGGGCGGCGCCCTGAACCTGGTAACCAAAAAACCCAAGTTCGAGCGCGGCGGCTCGGTGGCCCTGCGCACCGGCTCTTTCGGGTTCTGGAAACCGATGGTGGACGTGTACGGCGCCGTGGGCAACAGCGACAAAGTAGCCTACCGCCTGAACACCACCTACGAGCAGGGCAACAGCTACCGCGACGTGGTGCAGTCGGACCGCTTTTACGTAAACCCTTCGCTCCTTTTTAAGCTTACGCCCAAAACCGACCTAGTGCTGGAGGGCGACCATCTGCGCGACAACCGCACGCCCGATTTTGGGGTAGGCGCCATCGATTACCAGGTGTTGGAGTCGCGTACCCGCTTCCTGAACCTGGCCAACGCCAACAACGCCGCCAACCAAACCAGCGCCACCGCTACCCTCACCAGCCGCCTGAGCGACATTTGGCAGGTGCGCGGCGTGGCCGGTTTCCAGCGCTACGACGTGGAGCAGCGCAGCGCCGCCCGCCCCACCAGCATCAACAACGGCAAAACCAACCCGGCCCTGCGCGGCAACTGGACGCGCAACTTGCAGCGCAGCCAAAGCACCGAAAATTACTTCCTGGCTCAGCTCGACCTGACGGGCTCGTTCCACACCGGCTTTTTGAGCCACACCTTGCTGCTCGGCGCCGATGCCGACCAGTACCAGACGCGTGCCATTTCGTACGTGGCCGCCCCCTACGACAACATTAATGTGTTCGACCTAGGGCGTGAGCTCAGCCGCCCGGCCGGGGCCGTTGGCAGCTACAACGACCTGAAGCGCAACCAACTGACGCTGGGCAACACCCGCCGCGCCGGCTTCTACGCCCAGGATTTGGTTACCATCAGCGAGAAGCTGAAAGTGCTGGCCGGCCTGCGCTGGAGCTACCAGGAAACCCCCAGCGACGTGTACACCTACGCGTCGGGCAAATTCGATGAAAACCGCCGCTTCGACAACGCCTTTTCGCCCCGGGTGGGCGTGGTATACCAGCCGGTAAAAACCACCTCGCTGTTTGCCTCCTACGCCAACTCCTTCCAGCCCAACACCGGCCGCGACGCCGCGGGCGCTTCGCTGGCCCCTTCCACCTTCGATCAGTACGAAGTGGGCGTGAAGAACGACCTGTTTAACGGCGCGCTGTCGGCCAACGTTACGGCCTACCGCATTGTCAACAGCAACCTGGCCCAAACCTACCTAGGGCCGGTGTTCCAGGCCGACGGCTCGCCGGTGCTCAACCCCGACGGCTCGGTGAAAATGAACCTGGATACCAACATTAAGGAGCTGGCCGGCGAAGTAACCAGCAAAGGCCTGGAACTGGACGTGCAAAGCAAGCCCTACCTGGGGTGGTCGGTGCTGGCGGGCTACAGCTACAACATGACGGCCTACACCAAGAGCAACATTTACGAGGAAGGCAGCCGCCTGCGCTACAACCCCGCGCACACCGCCAACCTCAGCGTGTTTTACACCTTCGATAACACCTTCTTGAAAGGCCTGAACGCCGGCGTAACCGGCTACTACATGGGCGACAAAGTAGCGGGCCGCAACACCCGCCTCTACAACCCCGCCGACGGCAAGCCCTGGCCGGCCGGCACCCGCGACGCCTTCCAGCTGATTGAGGTGCCGAACTACCTGCTCTTCGACGCCTCGCTGGGCTACAGCTACAACCGTTTTTCGTTGCGCCTGAAACTTGCCAACTTGCTGAACGAGTTGAGCTACAACATGCACGACGACAACAGCGTGAACCCCATTGCGCCGCGCAACTACTCGGCCACCCTCTCCTTCAAACTTTAA
- a CDS encoding PepSY-associated TM helix domain-containing protein: MKVLFRNIHLYLSLVSGLVIAVVCFTGAVLVFEKELEQALHPERYFVTQPGAQRLAPEQMVAAVQAQVPKAKVASIKLYADPMRTAEVNLAGGPGGKDGGKEGAARAAQGGEKPQAGPKDGKGEKGGKGGGEGGRGPVYFVNPYTGAVIGPYVYRETFFYSMMALHRGMVGGPVGKLIVGTSTLMFLFIIVTGLVLWFPATGKVLKQRLTVKWDASWKRLNHDLHIVLGFYSALFLFVFAFTGLAWSFEWFNNGIFAVTNSDPKGPEAPKSELVADGGKLGFNQAYVVAQQQVPNALSYAIAMPKDSAEAVRVMTTTANAAYEGATDELYLDQYTGRPLGKLAFEDRNLGQRVRRTFKPVHTGAIYGMPSKIIALVVCVLGVTFPVTGVILWLNRLKKERKKQRKQMATATA, translated from the coding sequence ATGAAGGTCCTTTTCCGCAACATTCACTTGTACCTCAGCCTTGTATCGGGGCTGGTTATTGCCGTTGTGTGCTTTACGGGCGCCGTGCTCGTGTTCGAGAAAGAACTCGAGCAAGCCCTGCACCCCGAGCGCTACTTCGTAACGCAGCCCGGCGCCCAACGCCTCGCGCCCGAGCAAATGGTAGCTGCCGTGCAGGCCCAGGTGCCCAAAGCCAAGGTGGCCAGCATCAAGCTCTACGCCGACCCCATGCGCACCGCCGAGGTAAACCTGGCGGGCGGCCCCGGCGGCAAAGACGGCGGTAAGGAGGGTGCCGCGCGCGCTGCCCAAGGCGGCGAGAAGCCCCAAGCCGGCCCCAAAGACGGCAAGGGCGAAAAAGGCGGCAAAGGCGGTGGCGAAGGCGGCCGCGGCCCGGTTTATTTCGTGAACCCTTACACCGGCGCCGTGATAGGCCCCTACGTGTACCGCGAAACCTTCTTCTACTCCATGATGGCGCTGCACCGCGGCATGGTGGGCGGCCCCGTGGGCAAGCTGATTGTGGGCACGAGCACGCTGATGTTCTTGTTCATCATTGTTACGGGCTTGGTGCTGTGGTTCCCGGCCACGGGCAAAGTGCTAAAGCAGCGCCTTACCGTGAAATGGGATGCCAGCTGGAAGCGCCTCAACCACGATTTGCACATTGTGCTGGGCTTTTACTCGGCCTTGTTCTTGTTCGTGTTTGCCTTCACGGGTTTGGCGTGGTCGTTTGAGTGGTTCAACAATGGCATCTTCGCCGTTACCAACTCCGACCCCAAAGGCCCCGAAGCACCCAAGTCGGAATTGGTAGCCGATGGTGGCAAGCTGGGCTTCAACCAAGCCTACGTTGTAGCGCAGCAGCAGGTACCCAACGCGCTGTCGTATGCCATTGCCATGCCCAAAGACTCGGCCGAAGCCGTGCGCGTAATGACCACCACCGCCAACGCCGCCTACGAAGGCGCCACCGACGAGCTGTACCTCGATCAATACACCGGCCGCCCCCTAGGTAAACTCGCTTTCGAGGACCGCAACCTGGGCCAGCGCGTACGGCGCACTTTCAAGCCCGTGCATACCGGCGCCATCTACGGCATGCCCTCCAAAATTATTGCTTTGGTAGTGTGCGTGCTGGGCGTAACGTTCCCGGTTACGGGCGTAATTCTGTGGCTGAACCGCCTAAAGAAAGAGCGCAAGAAGCAGCGCAAGCAAATGGCTACTGCCACCGCGTAG
- a CDS encoding AMP-dependent synthetase/ligase, with amino-acid sequence MRFHRTFEILNQRAAEAPQADCLVAKIGGKWLPLSNQQVQDAANACSLGLRHLGVGQGDKVAIISNNRPEWVQADFGIAQLGAVSVPMYPTITVEDYRYIFQDAAVKVVLVSDRKLYARVKEALQGLEQAPEHVFTFDQVPNARHFDELLALGRQVNLAELEPLKAAVQPDDLLTLIYTSGTTGRPKGVMLSHANILSNCHSLREFIPVVPGEKALSFLPLSHIFERTATFLYLKLGLAVYYAEGLEVIADNLREVQPQVFTTVPRLLEKIYDKIVAKGQTLEGFKKKLFFWSLDLGLRYDPQRSLGPVYNAQLAVANKLVFSKWREALGNQVKCIISGGGALQPRLARVFWAAGIHVMEGYGLTETSPVIAACRYNREDNMPGTVGPVIPDVEVKIAPDGEILTKSASVMKGYYNRPDLTAEVIDAEGWFHTGDIGEFVNGRFLKITDRKKEMFKTSGGKYVAPQVIENKLKESPLIEQAMVVGDGQKYAAALLVPAFEELRNWAKQQQISFANDAALVAHERVQKLYRELVSQYNAAFAQWEQVKKVALVHNPWTVETGELTPTMKLKRKIISANNEQRIAGLFQ; translated from the coding sequence ATGCGTTTTCATCGCACTTTCGAAATCCTGAATCAGCGCGCTGCCGAAGCACCGCAAGCTGATTGCCTTGTAGCCAAAATCGGCGGTAAGTGGTTGCCCCTCAGCAACCAACAAGTGCAGGATGCGGCCAATGCCTGCAGCCTGGGCCTGCGCCACCTAGGGGTAGGGCAGGGCGATAAGGTGGCCATTATCTCGAACAACCGTCCGGAGTGGGTGCAGGCCGATTTCGGCATTGCGCAGCTGGGCGCCGTGAGCGTGCCCATGTACCCCACCATCACGGTAGAGGATTACCGGTACATTTTTCAGGACGCGGCCGTGAAGGTGGTGCTGGTATCGGACCGCAAGCTGTACGCCCGCGTGAAAGAGGCCCTGCAAGGCCTGGAGCAAGCCCCCGAGCACGTATTCACCTTCGACCAAGTGCCCAACGCCCGCCACTTCGACGAGTTGCTGGCCCTAGGTCGCCAAGTTAATTTAGCCGAGCTGGAGCCCCTGAAAGCCGCCGTACAGCCCGACGACCTGCTGACGCTTATTTACACCTCGGGCACCACGGGCCGGCCCAAAGGCGTAATGCTCTCGCACGCGAACATCCTCAGCAACTGCCACTCGCTGCGTGAGTTTATACCCGTAGTGCCCGGCGAGAAAGCGCTAAGCTTTCTGCCGCTTTCGCACATTTTTGAGCGCACGGCCACCTTCCTGTACCTAAAGCTGGGCCTTGCGGTGTACTACGCCGAGGGCTTGGAGGTGATAGCCGACAACCTGCGCGAAGTGCAGCCCCAGGTGTTTACCACCGTACCGCGCCTGCTCGAGAAAATCTACGATAAGATTGTTGCGAAAGGCCAGACGCTCGAGGGCTTCAAGAAAAAGCTGTTCTTCTGGTCGCTCGACCTAGGCCTGCGCTACGACCCGCAACGCAGCCTGGGGCCGGTGTACAACGCCCAACTGGCCGTGGCCAACAAGCTGGTGTTCAGCAAGTGGCGCGAGGCGTTGGGCAACCAAGTAAAGTGCATTATTTCGGGCGGCGGAGCGCTGCAGCCGCGCTTGGCGCGGGTGTTCTGGGCCGCGGGCATTCACGTGATGGAGGGCTACGGCCTGACGGAGACCTCGCCCGTAATTGCCGCTTGCCGCTACAACCGCGAAGACAACATGCCCGGCACGGTGGGCCCCGTTATTCCGGATGTAGAGGTGAAGATTGCGCCCGACGGGGAGATCTTGACCAAGTCGGCCTCGGTGATGAAGGGCTACTACAACCGGCCGGATTTGACGGCGGAGGTGATTGACGCGGAGGGCTGGTTCCACACGGGCGACATCGGCGAGTTTGTGAACGGGCGCTTCCTCAAAATCACCGACCGCAAGAAGGAGATGTTCAAGACCTCGGGCGGCAAGTACGTGGCCCCGCAGGTCATCGAAAACAAGCTCAAGGAGTCCCCCCTCATCGAGCAGGCCATGGTCGTCGGCGACGGGCAGAAGTATGCCGCGGCCTTGCTGGTGCCAGCCTTTGAGGAGCTGCGCAACTGGGCCAAGCAGCAGCAGATCAGCTTTGCCAACGATGCAGCGCTGGTGGCCCACGAGCGGGTGCAAAAGCTATACCGCGAGCTGGTAAGCCAATACAACGCGGCTTTCGCGCAGTGGGAGCAAGTAAAGAAAGTGGCGTTGGTGCACAACCCCTGGACGGTGGAAACCGGCGAGCTGACGCCCACCATGAAGCTCAAGCGCAAAATCATCAGCGCCAACAACGAGCAGCGCATTGCCGGGCTGTTTCAGTAA
- the ygiD gene encoding 4,5-DOPA-extradiol-dioxygenase, with amino-acid sequence MNLQDLRTATSAFRKSTAMPALFIGHGSPMNALEDNAFTRMLRQQGEEIRKRQVPNAILVVSAHWLTRGSFVTLNEHPETIHDFGGFPAELFAMQYPAPGAPAYAQQAMALVPDLHGSDEWGLDHGTWTVLHHLFPEANVPVFQLSLDFYKTPAQHFALAAQLRELRQRGVLLVGSGNVVHNLRQSMPKLIAGDAQPYAWATEFDEWVEQRIERREFSQLLDVQQAGASGALAVPTPDHYWPLLYTLALAGPNEPIRHLFEEVSYGGISMRTLAVG; translated from the coding sequence ATGAATCTGCAAGACCTTCGTACCGCTACTTCCGCGTTCCGGAAAAGCACTGCTATGCCGGCGTTGTTCATCGGGCACGGCTCGCCCATGAACGCGCTGGAAGACAATGCCTTCACGCGCATGCTGCGCCAGCAAGGCGAAGAAATTCGGAAGCGACAAGTGCCCAACGCCATTTTGGTGGTATCGGCGCACTGGCTTACGCGCGGCTCGTTTGTCACTTTAAACGAACACCCCGAGACTATCCACGATTTCGGCGGCTTTCCGGCCGAGCTGTTCGCCATGCAGTATCCGGCGCCCGGCGCGCCCGCCTACGCCCAGCAGGCCATGGCCCTGGTGCCCGATTTGCACGGCTCCGACGAATGGGGCCTCGACCACGGCACCTGGACGGTGCTGCACCACCTGTTTCCGGAAGCCAACGTGCCGGTTTTTCAACTCAGCCTCGATTTCTACAAAACGCCCGCCCAGCACTTTGCCCTGGCCGCCCAGCTACGGGAGCTGCGCCAGCGCGGGGTGCTGCTTGTGGGCTCGGGCAACGTGGTGCACAACCTGCGCCAGAGCATGCCCAAACTAATTGCCGGCGATGCGCAGCCATACGCCTGGGCCACCGAGTTCGACGAATGGGTAGAGCAGCGCATCGAGCGGCGCGAGTTTAGCCAACTGCTTGATGTGCAACAGGCCGGTGCGAGCGGTGCGTTGGCCGTGCCCACCCCCGACCACTACTGGCCATTGCTGTACACCCTGGCGCTGGCCGGCCCCAACGAGCCCATCAGGCACTTGTTCGAAGAGGTGTCGTACGGCGGCATCAGCATGCGTACGCTGGCGGTGGGGTAA
- the moaC gene encoding cyclic pyranopterin monophosphate synthase MoaC, with product MSNSSKLTHLNDAGQPAMVDVGGKAVTRRVARARSRVVLGADILALVQHGDLPTRKGPVFQTAILAGIMAAKKTADLIPLCHPLGLDDCQVTIQVAPPAAVVIECTATVTGKTGVEMEALTGASVAALTIYDMCKALSHDIVIEHTRLLSKTGGKSDYHYHDA from the coding sequence ATGTCCAATTCTTCTAAACTCACGCACCTCAACGACGCCGGCCAACCCGCCATGGTTGACGTAGGCGGCAAGGCCGTTACGCGGCGGGTGGCCCGCGCCCGCAGCCGAGTGGTGCTCGGGGCCGATATTCTGGCGCTGGTGCAGCACGGCGACTTGCCCACGCGCAAAGGCCCCGTGTTTCAGACGGCTATTCTGGCGGGCATTATGGCCGCTAAAAAAACCGCCGACCTCATTCCGCTGTGCCACCCCCTAGGTCTCGACGACTGCCAAGTTACCATACAGGTAGCGCCGCCCGCGGCCGTGGTTATTGAGTGCACGGCCACCGTAACGGGCAAAACCGGCGTGGAAATGGAAGCCCTGACCGGCGCTTCGGTAGCGGCTCTCACCATTTACGACATGTGCAAGGCTCTGTCGCACGACATTGTAATTGAGCACACGCGCTTGCTGTCGAAAACCGGCGGCAAGAGCGACTACCACTACCACGATGCATAA
- a CDS encoding molybdopterin molybdotransferase MoeA, producing MLSVDEATRLVQGTAQPLPTETVALAQARGRVLREPLYADRDFPPFDRVAMDGIALSYAAVAAGQQVFEIERTQFAGQAPTPLLNPQAAIEIMTGAAMPPGTDAVVRYEDLLIAEHAHGRRTATVQVPPTGAGFNVHRRASDRQQGELLLPAGTLLGPAEVAVAATVGAAQLSVSRAPRVAVVSTGDELVEVSEVPLPHQIRRSNAQMLQAAAQQAGATAEAFHFNDDLDTLRAGLPALLQQFDAVLLSGGVSKGKADYLPQALRECGAEQIFHEVQQRPGKPFWFGRHPQGAVVFALPGNPVSTFVNYFRYAAPWLRAVQLPEPAFAAPTYAVLATDVVFKPRLTHFLLVSLQSTPTGQLLAHPERAHGSGDLASLLPSDGFLELPAEREQFAAGKVLPVWRFRW from the coding sequence ATGCTTTCCGTCGACGAAGCTACCCGCCTTGTTCAGGGCACCGCCCAGCCGCTGCCCACCGAAACCGTAGCACTGGCCCAAGCGCGGGGCCGGGTACTGCGCGAGCCTCTATACGCCGACCGCGACTTTCCGCCCTTCGACCGGGTAGCCATGGATGGTATTGCGCTGAGCTACGCCGCCGTGGCGGCGGGGCAGCAGGTTTTCGAGATTGAGCGCACGCAGTTTGCCGGCCAGGCCCCTACCCCGTTGCTCAATCCGCAAGCGGCCATTGAAATAATGACCGGCGCCGCCATGCCGCCCGGCACCGATGCCGTGGTGCGCTACGAGGATTTGCTGATTGCCGAGCACGCCCACGGCCGCCGCACCGCCACCGTGCAGGTGCCGCCCACCGGCGCCGGCTTCAACGTACACCGCCGCGCCTCCGATCGACAACAGGGCGAGCTGCTGCTGCCCGCGGGTACGCTGCTCGGCCCCGCCGAAGTGGCCGTAGCCGCTACCGTGGGTGCCGCGCAGCTAAGCGTGTCGCGGGCACCTAGGGTAGCGGTGGTTAGCACCGGCGACGAGCTGGTAGAGGTTTCCGAAGTGCCCTTGCCGCACCAAATCAGGCGCTCCAATGCGCAAATGCTGCAAGCGGCCGCCCAGCAGGCAGGTGCTACCGCCGAGGCTTTCCACTTCAACGACGACCTCGACACCTTACGTGCGGGCCTGCCTGCCTTGCTGCAGCAATTCGATGCGGTGTTGCTCAGCGGAGGCGTATCAAAAGGCAAAGCCGATTACCTACCCCAGGCCCTGCGCGAATGCGGTGCCGAGCAGATTTTTCATGAAGTGCAGCAGCGCCCGGGCAAGCCGTTCTGGTTTGGCCGGCATCCGCAGGGCGCAGTGGTATTTGCCTTGCCCGGCAATCCGGTTTCTACGTTTGTCAACTACTTCCGCTACGCCGCGCCGTGGTTGCGGGCCGTGCAGCTGCCCGAGCCTGCGTTTGCCGCACCTACCTACGCCGTGCTGGCCACCGATGTCGTTTTCAAACCCAGGCTCACGCACTTTCTGCTGGTAAGCTTGCAGAGCACCCCCACCGGCCAGCTATTGGCTCACCCCGAGCGCGCCCACGGCTCTGGCGACCTGGCCAGCTTGCTCCCCAGCGACGGTTTTCTGGAGCTGCCCGCCGAGCGCGAGCAGTTTGCGGCCGGCAAGGTGCTGCCGGTATGGCGGTTTAGGTGGTAA
- a CDS encoding NTP transferase domain-containing protein encodes MHKPAHTKHAALARPNLGEFGRHELAVLGAPCGVIKDLASRLLPELSTGLRVAYVDADHAAGDAADQGEAGGADAILQAGAAAELTDKIHFRRLDARQGMDKFSQQHWLAGQSLVLANGNHFRAKQQVIILDPRKPLEKKLDRLTDVQLVLTTEGQTELPEYLRAHLPNAAELPVLALGDTAGIAAWVRQWWQQRVPPLRGLVLAGGQSQRMQADKGRLRYHGPEQREHAAALLAPFCQEVFVSCRAEQAAELPAGLQPLPDQFLDLGPMGGILSALRHDPNAAWLVVACDLPFLSNATLQHLVQHRNPARVATAFRSPANEFPEPLITIWEPSSYGVLLQFLAMGYSCPRKALINSDVQVLQAPAPQELRNVNTPTERDAAQQELLSSRKQ; translated from the coding sequence ATGCATAAGCCTGCCCACACCAAGCACGCAGCCTTGGCGCGGCCTAACCTTGGCGAGTTTGGCCGCCACGAGCTGGCCGTGCTGGGCGCCCCCTGCGGCGTAATTAAGGACTTGGCCTCGCGCTTGCTGCCCGAGCTAAGCACTGGCTTGCGCGTGGCCTACGTAGATGCCGACCACGCCGCCGGCGATGCTGCCGACCAAGGCGAGGCCGGCGGCGCCGATGCCATTTTGCAGGCCGGAGCCGCTGCCGAGCTAACCGACAAAATTCATTTTCGCCGGCTCGATGCGCGGCAGGGCATGGATAAGTTCAGCCAACAGCACTGGCTGGCCGGGCAAAGCCTGGTGTTGGCAAACGGCAACCACTTCCGGGCCAAGCAGCAGGTTATTATCCTCGATCCGCGCAAACCGCTGGAGAAGAAGCTCGACCGCCTTACCGATGTGCAACTGGTGCTGACTACCGAAGGCCAAACCGAACTGCCGGAGTACCTGCGGGCGCACTTGCCCAATGCTGCCGAGCTGCCCGTATTGGCCCTAGGTGATACCGCCGGTATTGCCGCTTGGGTGCGGCAGTGGTGGCAGCAACGCGTGCCGCCGCTGCGGGGCCTGGTGTTGGCCGGCGGGCAAAGCCAACGCATGCAAGCCGACAAAGGCCGCCTGCGCTACCACGGCCCCGAACAGCGCGAGCACGCCGCAGCCTTGCTGGCTCCGTTTTGCCAGGAGGTGTTCGTGTCGTGCCGGGCCGAGCAGGCGGCGGAGCTGCCGGCTGGCCTGCAACCGCTGCCCGATCAGTTCCTCGACCTCGGGCCCATGGGCGGCATTCTGTCGGCGCTGCGCCACGACCCCAACGCCGCTTGGCTGGTAGTAGCCTGCGACCTGCCGTTTCTCTCCAACGCCACCTTGCAGCACCTGGTGCAGCACCGCAACCCGGCTCGGGTAGCAACGGCATTCCGGAGCCCCGCAAACGAGTTTCCGGAGCCGCTGATTACCATCTGGGAGCCAAGCAGCTACGGCGTGTTGCTGCAATTCCTGGCGATGGGTTACTCGTGCCCGCGAAAGGCGCTCATCAACTCCGATGTGCAGGTGCTGCAAGCCCCCGCCCCGCAAGAGTTGCGCAACGTAAACACACCTACCGAGCGCGACGCGGCGCAGCAAGAGTTGCTGAGCTCTCGCAAGCAATAA